Part of the Ignavibacteriales bacterium genome is shown below.
GACATCTTGTCGGATTGATACTCGGAGAATCAATGCTCATCTCCGCTCTCGGTGGTGCGCTTGGTTTGTTTTTCACGTTCCCCTTTGTTGCCGCCTTCGCCGCAGCCGTACCAAAAGGATTTTTCCCAATCTTCAATGTCGAGCCGGTTACCGTGATTCTTGCGGTCTCTTCGGCACTCATTGTTGGTCTTGTCGCTTCGATTTTCCCGATCCAGCGGGCGTTGACAACGCGGATCGTTGATGGGCTGCGCCATGTCGGCTAAGCTGGTTTCTCAATTGATGGCAAAAGAATAAGTGAAGATCCCTCTTAAATATACTCTCCGCAACCTGGGCACACGTCGATTGACGACGGGCATCACCGTCCTCGGCATCGCGCTTGTCGTCTTTGTGTTTTCGGCTGTGTTGATGATGGCGTATGGCGTTCAGAAAACTCTTATCGCCACCGGTTCGGATGAGAACGTTCTGGTCGCGCGCAAGGCGGCGAACGGGGAGATCTCCAGCATCATCGACAGGGAAACTGCGAACGTTATCCTTACTCTCCCTCACATTGCGAAGACCTCCGAGGGAAAACCCATCGCCTCAGGTGAACCGGTCGTCGTCATCAATCTGAACAAGGTGGACGGTGGTCTCAGCAACGTCACGGTGCGCGGCGTATCACCACAGGTGTTCACCCTCAGACCCCAGGTGAAATTGAAAGAGGGTCGAATGTTTACGTGGGGGGCTCGCGAGCTTGTTACCGGAGTGTCGATCGCGAAGCACTTCGCGGGATCGAAGATCGGTGACATTGTGCGCTTCGCCGGAGACAACTGGACCGTCGTGGGTCTCTTCGATTCTGACGGCAGCGGATTTGACTCCGAAATGTGGGGCGACACGGAGCAATTGCTCGACGCGTT
Proteins encoded:
- a CDS encoding ABC transporter permease, which translates into the protein MKIPLKYTLRNLGTRRLTTGITVLGIALVVFVFSAVLMMAYGVQKTLIATGSDENVLVARKAANGEISSIIDRETANVILTLPHIAKTSEGKPIASGEPVVVINLNKVDGGLSNVTVRGVSPQVFTLRPQVKLKEGRMFTWGARELVTGVSIAKHFAGSKIGDIVRFAGDNWTVVGLFDSDGSGFDSEMWGDTEQLLDAFTRSAYSTMTFRLDQPNAFNDFVAAFNKEPRLQQFEPKIEKRFFEEQSELMAGFIRILGIFITVIFSAGATIGAMITMYAAVANRTVEVGTLRALGFPRRSVLAAFLTESLLLSLIGGAIGLAFASTLQFVTISTLNFGSFSELAFSFALSPSIIVSSLLFSLMMGLLGGFLPSVRAARLNIVNALRSS